Genomic segment of Sarcophilus harrisii chromosome 4, mSarHar1.11, whole genome shotgun sequence:
ACGGTTGGTTGATGCTTGGTTATATTTGTGAAGCAACAAATACTTCTGGGATTAAGGAGTCCTGGGCGCTTACTCTGTCCTCCTGCAAAGGGGTTCCAAGCTCTAGCTCATGATTAGATCAGGTTGAGTACTGGATAGTTTGGCCTTCAAAGGATTTATCGCCATGAAGCTCCAGGAAAATCATGTAAAGCTTAAATGTGgctcatatctaaaatattctCAGAGGAAGTAAAAAAGTACTCTGTGGGAcaggcttcatttttttttcctcacacaaaagaaacatttaaaacataaaagattAGTAAGTGTGCACTGTTAAAGACTTAAATTGTACTATAGCAACCTATAATTCCTATTATATTCTCCCAGGAGTTTGATACTTAAACTATTAGGATATTTTTAGTGGGATTGTTAAAATGTAGCTCTTTTTATCTCATCTCTGACCTGCCTAGACAACTCATATGTTCTGACCAGTTAAGTTAGGGATCGAGTTAATAATcccttcacattttcttcatcttttctgagAAGTGTTCAGGTGCAGAGATTTCCTTTTACTCCTAGTCAGACCACGGATCTAGTGGCCCCCCAGCTTCTCAGATTAATGAAGTTTTTCCAAGGTTGGAAGCATCCATCTCCGAATCTCTGTTCAGTCACTTATGCTCAAGTAAAGAATAAAAGcacaagaatcaatcaaaatcATGGGGCCCAGTCTTGGACTTCCCCAGGTAGTACATGTCAGagaggagagatgagagagaactactaggggagaaggagaaagggaagaaggggatggagaaggagagggagaaagggaaaggggaaaggagagaaggaaagggaattagagagtgagagggaaaaggaggaaagaaggagagagagacagagatacagaaacagacagagaaaaagaaacagagacagagagacagagggaggaaacacagagaaagggaatgaagggagctatgaaaaaggaagaggagagattaTACATGctctggagagagaaagaagaaagtaaaagtagAAATTGTCTGCAATGTAATGCAAGATAAGACCAgaattcattaagcatctactatgtgcgtGACACTGttttatatactaaaaaaaaCCTGAGGGGGGGGCacccctaccttcaaggagcttacaatttaatgaaggaagaaaacacGAAAGAAagctgaggggggggggggcactctaataaaggaagaaaatacatgAAAGAAAGCTGGGTGGGGCACCAGAAAGTAATGGGGAAGGAGCATGATGATAGTGGAGTTGAAACCAAATTGAAATCTgttgggaaatgaagagatggctggAAATTCTGAGCCCCTTATAAATGGAGGCTTTGGGGGGAGTTTTTGTTCTGCCTTCAATCAGAGGAACAGAGGCAACTGTGCTGAGACCAAAGCCGACACCCTCCATGATGGTGAGTTTTCTGGTGGTAAGCTTATCCTGTGGGGAAGACAGGATGCTGGCAGAGTTCAACCAAGCAGAACAGCTGGTTGTCTCCCAGTCTACCGGGCATTTTTTCCTGGCTCAGTAGCTAATCCCCTTTGACATATACACCCCTTGCCTCTGGCATTTGGGCCAAGCAACCAATAAGACATATTGCTTCATCACCTCAGAACACCAAGTCCTCTGGTACTGACTGAGTCAGCACACATGATCCACCAGAAGCATCTCAAGGGAACTCAGCTCACCTCCACACATGTGCCACATGGAGGATGGCACCTGCTACATTTGCTAGACAATGTTTCTCTATGTGTGATTTTGCTTCACTGTTTCTTACACACTGGAGATAACATGATTGCTTTGAACAATTTGTGTCTGTTTATTGTGTATCTTGAGATACATAGGAATCAGAGAAGCAGTGGGGTAGTGAAGGCAGCTAATGTTGGAGTGAGAAAGACCTCAGAtcaagtcctatctctgacatAAACTGACTATATAACTGAGCCAGTTACTGAGTTCCACAGTAACCCAGGTAAATCACAGACTAAGTAGGTGCCAAATCTAATTGATGGAAGGAACGCCCTCACTGGATGTTCCCTACAATAATGAAGTTATATTTAGTCTCCATCCATCTACTTTCCTATCCTTCACACACACTCAAAAAGAGATGTAAACTTGTTGGATTTTTTCTTCCATACAGTGTTTGATTTTTCTTAGTAAGGTGAGACTCAGGGATAGTCATGTCTCTAAATAAGTACCTAGATCGAATTTGGGGTATCTAAGTCCCTagattaatctttctttctaatACCAACTTCtgttattaatttctttattgtctTGGTTGTTCTGCACTTGGAAAAATTAATAAGTGCTAATGCTTAAAATCTGCACTTTGTTTTCAAAAGGAAGAGAGGCAAATGCATCCTGAAATAACGTCACCATTTCCAGAGGAAGATATCATCTTGGTTGactaaacatattttctttaggGTTTGGCATGAATGTGTAATAGATGTGTCTTAGATAAGAAAGCGGTAACTTGAATGCAGTTATATAAACAGGAAGATCAGTAGGGATTATCCTGAAGGGTATAAAATAAGCCAAGAGCTTTCCGTGTGTCTCATTGCTGTGCCTGTTCTTCATTGCAGTCAGGTATGTGTGCATGCAGAAAAGGTTCTTCTGAAATACAGCTCTCATGCTCTTAGCTGCTTTGAGTGTTCATTTTGTTCACTTGTAATTTTTAGCCATCGAAATCTGCTAGTGTGGGGGAGGAAGGTAAAAATGTGAGTTTGCTGACTTAAAAACTCAAATGATCATAATCTTGTGGGTTCAGTGGCCCAGAAAGATGGGACTCTTATTGGGACCAAAAAATTCTCCTGATTCATTTGGGACAGTGGTCAGCTGGTCTATGAAATCATAAATGATATTGGATGGTGATAGTGACagctttctttcctcatttatattttggatagtttttttttaatcaaatgaaatCTGTGGTATGACAGGAATAACTTTGTCAGGGTTCCATGATTTGTGGttacttttggaaaaaaaaatatgaattataatgTTGGACTAGACATTCTTATAATTCTATTTCATTTGCCTCAACCTTTATGAAATTTAGTGATATAAATGTCATTAACTGACATTTATTGAGAAACATCTATATGCAAATGGCTggacaaaatggagataattagtAAATATGTCAAACAATGAAGGGAAGACAGATTGGAGAAAGATGCCAATACAAGGTAGGCAATAGATGTTAAGGGATAATAGGAGTAGGAGGGTATCacttaaaaagaaatgatcaatttCTTCAATTCAGAGAGTTTTTAGAGAcaggaaaaaattttttcttaaagaaattgaTTTCTTCATTCAAATAAAACTTTCTCAATTAATTCTCATATTATTCTTCTATGATAAATAATGTCATATAGCTGATCTAGAATTAACATCTGAGCCAGGAAGTCTTGTGTTCAGCTCCAGCCTTAACTTCTTAGACAAATCATCTCTCAACTCTTCCTATAATTCAGCTAGTcctacttttttggggggtatcGTCCCCTTTCTGGGTCACATCACCATCAATTCACAGCAATAACATATGTAATGCAATGGAAAATTATACCAATATAAATCTTTTAATTATCTGCTTTGTTTGGTGGACCTCGCTATTATTCTACATGGACTCATTCAGGAaaatctttttaatgatttccttatCACACAGTCTGGGCCACCAAGCTGCCCCTAAGGTTACAGGAGTGAGGATGTGTCAGAGGTAAAATTGTACCCTTCCTTGTgtgaaattctttccatttatattacaTCACCTCTCATTGACAGAGAAAGAATAATGATAGTTCATATTTGTATTGTCACAACAACTCTGTTtttttgggaaaactgaaactcagaaagttTATGTTATTGATAGTGGACATATAGCTAACAAGTATCAGACCTGTTTTCTAAACTTAGGTCTTCTGCTTCTCAGTCTGTCACATTTTCATGGCAATGACATTTAGAAGTGACTTTAGAtaccatctagttcaatctcctcattttacagatgagaagactgaatcCCAGCAAAGTACTCAAGGCTACATGATTACTAAGTGGGACAACTAAAGATTTCCTGATTCCCAGTTCAACTCTCTTTTCCCTACACCATAAGAATCAGCCCTATCAAAAAAATGGGATGAAACTTGCtctaaaacacatttaaagcaccttccccatcaatcaataaattagccagcatttattaagcaccaactataacactagggatacaaagagaaaaagagtaatGTCCTTGACcttaggagtttacattctactggatcATTCCATAGATAGATAAATCCAACTGATttgtacctatttttttttaccattcatATAGTATTTGCCCTTCATCTCATAGTCAGAAAGAGGTAAAATAGGGACTCTAGATGCAGTCCAATAAATTGATAAGCTGGTACCAATGAGTCACCATCTTATGACACCACAAAGTCAAACAATTTGGATTAATTCCCCTAAATGAATTGCTTTACATTTAAATCAGCTTATGTCAGGGGTTCTTTTTGGGAATGGGGGTGAGATCACAGACCCTTTAGACACTTTGATAAagccttttccccccttttcagaATAAGGTCTTAAAATCATTGAAAGGAATTCTAAATTTCAAGTTAGAAATTGgtgaaaataaagtaataatttttCTCCTATTAAGTTCACACACACCCTCAAAAGTATTCTAAAGGGGACTTAGGCAAAGAACTTCTGACTTAAGCTGACTTGCCATTTATCTGATCACTCATAGAGCTTGGGATTTTATTACCCAGAAACCAAAAGGCTCTGCATGTATTAGGACCCAACTGAGCTGCGGTTGGTTAGCTACATCTAATGGTAACTTTCTAATCACTAGTAATGATCTCTCTCTCAAAATAGTGAACATCTGATTGGTGTCTGCATACAGCTAACAATCCATGTAATGGGctcattttaacatttttgtcttGGTCTTTAGCATGACTGCTACTTTcctgatgtctctgctttttggACTTGCATTTGGACAAACAATATCTTTTTGTGTTCCAACTGAATATATTATGTACATTGAACGAACAGAATGTGCATACTGCCTAACCATCAATACCACCGTTTGTGCTGGATACTGCCTGACTCGGGTATGCTAATGTATAGTTGactcttttaaagaaattatatagagggaggaaaagaagctTAATGTTATTTCTCATGTTGTCACATTTGTCCATGTTACATTTTAGAAGCCAACAGATTTGAGGTATTCATTATGATTTAGAAGGAGGTTTAGGAGAAATGATAACCCTATAATTTTCAGCTGGTGCCTAAAAGGAACTTGCATTGGTCTGATAAGCTACAGcaggacacactgtaacttgactctgaCATAATAATGTCACTTTGGTCTAAAGACAACAATCAACCAATAGGAGACATATATATGGTTGTCATTGTCCACAATACTATTGTTTGTACCATACAGGAACATATCttgttcattttacattttagatGTTGTTACTGATTACTAACTCTGTGTGACTTAGGTAAGTGACTTCATTAATCTGAGTCTTGATTTCCTCCaatggaaaatggaattaaattggGAATTCTCAAGACTTCTTTTAGCTCCATTAAcattctaaaattccatttttaatttttactctttaaatgaaatttatggCATTTTGGACTAGAGAGGACTTTAGAGTGATCATCTTATTCAATCctttccattttactgatgagaaaactgaggtccagagaataAATAgcaagtagcagagccaggatttgagaCCAGGTTCTCTTACTCCAAATTGAGTATTCTTTTTGCCATAAACCAGGTGTCCTTTAAATAGATCCATAACCTAATTGATATATGTATTTCcaagtcttttccttctctataattCTTATCCATGTTCCCCCATAAATATTCTGAAGAGACTTAACACaatatattgggggggggggcttctctaggtttttttttaaaccttgatTGGATGGCCTATCCAGATCTTAACTTTCATTATTGTGATATGATAAATATACTTGATACTgtgttaatgatgatgatggtggtggtgatggtagtggtAGTGATGGgggtgatggtgataatgatggggtggtaaatatttgttaaagtgAATTGTAGAATCGAACCCATTCCTAGTGGGTTCTCATTCCTAGTGTAACACTCTTTTTATTCTATGATCCAGAGAAGTTGAATAACTATGTTAATTAGATTCTAAAAGCCTTAAGCATCTGaaatacctgagttcaagtcttgcctttgCCACATACTAattacaagtcacttaacttcttatgCCCACAGGGACTATGAGTTGTAGAGATAGCACCAATTTGGGAGCCCATAATGTCACAGGtccatttttccctcttcccccggCCAAAAAATCACTGGGGTGGCAGAGGGTTTTGAGAAATATAATCCAGATTATGAGGCATAATTCCTTTTTAAACAGAAAGATCTTCAACTTCCTCTTATTTAGAGATGTGTGATGGTGCAGTAGAGTAGTAGGATATAAAGTTAGcaagattttttcccctaattttaaaacatttttatttaaagtttcaagttccaaattcaaTCCTTCCCTCCGTTAGATGGCAAACAaccagatatagattatacatgtgcaattatgtaaagcATTTGATATCAGTGATTTCGCACAagattctaagaaagaaaaaagaaagaaaggaggaaaaagggatgctccagtctgtattcaatcaacattagttctttctttggaggtagtATGCATCATTATTAGTCCTTTGAGATTGTTTTAGATCGTTATATTGAGGAGAATAggttaagtccttcagagttctTCAGCGAACAATATTGTtctatatacaacattctcctggttctatttgcttcactttgcatcagttcatgtaagtttttccaagtttttctgaaatcatcttgcttgtcatttcttatagcacaataatattccattgcaattATATGCTACAGcatgtttagtcatttcccaattgatgggcacccatcatcaaaaagaactgctataaatatttttggtacaaATAGGTTCTTTACCATTTTTTTGTATACCCCTTTGGTATATAAACCTAGCAGTGATATTGGTGGATCAAAAGGAACAAAcggttttatagttctttgggcatggttccaaattgctctccagaattgttggatcagtttataattctaccaacagtgcattggtgtcccagttgtcccatatcccctctaacatccaacattttttccttttctttttttttttaaatatcatattagCTACCCCAGTCAGGAAGATATCAGTtttaatctggcttcagacacttactagctgtgtaaacctgAGTAGGTCACTATAAactgtatgcctcagtttacttatgtgtaaaatagtaataataataatattattattatccctcccagggttgttgtgaggatcaaatgataagaTGCCTGACACagaatagataatatataaatgctaactattatgattatattattttcaatGTGTTAGTATCATTTATGCTCAATTTGTAAAACTGTCGTCGAGTAATGAccacctttctcttctctcttcaggACAGCAATGGAAAGATGTTCCTCCCTAAAAGTGCTCTCTCCCAGAATGTGTGCACATATAAAGACATCACCTACAGGACAGCGATGTTGCCAGGCTGCCCTCGCCATGTCAGCCCCTATTTCTCATACCCCGTGGCTAGGAGTTGCAAGTGTGGTAAATGTAACACAGACTACACTGACTGCATACACGAGGGTGTCAGGACAAACTACTGTACAAAACCACAAAAGCCCTCTTTGGAGGGATTTCCTGTTTAAGAGAGCTATGTGATCTGCTGTTCAAGGTTAAATGTTAACTCTACTTCACCTATGTCAACTTAACGTAGAGCACCCAGTGATTAAAATATTTCCGTATTTCATAACAATTGTGTGTGACTTTCTATTTCATCACCTACCCCTACTTCAAACATGCAGGAACAtaaaaaggaactttaaaagttCTTGaatgctggggggagggggaagatggattaagaatttaataaacaggggcagctagaagACCCagtggaagtcaggaggacctgagttcaaatctggtctcagatacttaacatttcctagctgtgtgatcctgggtaagtcacttaaccccaattgcctcagccaaaaagaaaaaaaaagaatttaataataaaaaataataataataaaagaattgttccaagcattgtgctaaatgtgtTACAAATAATCTTTATAACAATATTGagaggtaaatactattattgtctccattatccagttaaggaaactgaggcagacagaaatttagtgacttgcttagaTTCCTAGTATATAGTAAGTATATATAAGGgtgtatttgaactcatcttccagactccagacccATCATTCTAATATTGCACCACTTTCCTACTCAGTGAGGTGAGAAAGAACTTTGACCACCTCAAAGGAGTTCCATTCTgagaaaaaaaggtgaattaATATGAAAAAGCAGACAGGAAAGTCCCCTAAGAGATATCCTTTTATCAGATCAGCCCTGTGAAGGGAGTTGCAGCGACAAATTAGGAAGGTCTTTGTATTATATGGAGGAAGGTTCAGGTAGAACTCACTGCAGAGTTCTAGGGAGAAAAGGGCTGTGGGTACAGGCAAGAAGGTCATAACCCTCtgcagagagggagaggagaagaaggacaTACAGTCAAGGGGAGGGCTGTGACAATGATGTGTGAGGAAGTAGGGCACAGGCAGAGGAAGTAATCCATTACCCTACTCCCTGGCAGGCTAAAACTCCCCTTAAGACCAGTAAACAACCTAGGAACCCATTCTCTCTAATTTAATTCCTTTGGTGGGCCAACCAGCTTATGAAAGTTATACCCCAAAAGGTCAATTTACAAAGCTGAGTAAAGAGGTCATGATCATTTTACATGTGGAAATTTAAATCCTTTATAGCCCTTAAGTAATAGGAGATTTTTCCCGCCTCCAGCGTTTATATTAAATGTACTTTGTCCTCTTTTCACTATTGGTATCATGAAAAACTCGTCACTGTGATAGGATTTTCGAGAAAATACTTAGTGGGGACATAAAATGGCATTACCCTGAATTATAATCTGAATTGCTTTCAAGAGTGAAAAAGCTTTTCTTGGTCCTTGTGCTTTCTGTTTGAATATGTCATGGTGATTatacactatttttaaaaatggctttatCTTTTATCCCCAAGGTCTAGCATAGTTTTTGTCATATGatctgtgcttaataaatgcttgtttaaatcaaataagatagtataataaaagcactttgcaaatcttaaagcatcatTGCTATGGCTTATTCTTTGTTCTCGAAGAAAACCATGACCTCAGAGAGTGGATGCCATGAAATgcaatgaactggatttaagtgagggaggactgtgcaaagtcacctgtctTACTTTCTCcaccagagccatctggatccaatggcccgatatagatcaggatgattgaagatggtcctggatgcagtgggagatcttggcttTTTAAAGCTCAATTTGACTGAGACAATGCCCTTAATTAGTGATTAAGGATTGggaagaaatgaggcagaaaaataGCCTcttttactaattaaaaaaaatatatatatgtatgtatgtatgtacatatatctcCATCTGGGAGGGGAATACTCTTAGTTTCCTgctaaaatagaaacaattgttatttatgtTCACTCTGAACCAATCAGGGCCCAACCAATGACCAAGTGGGACTTGGTCTAGAACCTATTGTTGACTAATCAATGAGTGTCAGGgtaattgttgaatgaatgaatgtatgtgTCTGTGAATgcatggaataaattagatatagGGATAAGTGTTGTAGTGCCTCACCTTTGATTTCCAGCTCTGATaatattcttcattcattcaaaaaacttttattaagcacttgctatatgccatctatccatctatctatctatcacctctctatatctatctatatctatctatccatctatttatctatcatctctct
This window contains:
- the TSHB gene encoding thyrotropin subunit beta, translated to MTATFLMSLLFGLAFGQTISFCVPTEYIMYIERTECAYCLTINTTVCAGYCLTRDSNGKMFLPKSALSQNVCTYKDITYRTAMLPGCPRHVSPYFSYPVARSCKCGKCNTDYTDCIHEGVRTNYCTKPQKPSLEGFPV